In a genomic window of Comamonadaceae bacterium OTU4NAUVB1:
- the gyrB gene encoding DNA topoisomerase (ATP-hydrolyzing) subunit B, with amino-acid sequence MSEANKPVEPQHTEPVYTPEIDSAIPIEITPADTSYGEGSITILEGLEAVRKRPGMYIGDTSDGTGLHHLVFEVVDNSIDEALAGHCDDIVVTIHSDNSISVTDNGRGIPTGVKMDDKHEPKRSAAEIALTELHAGGKFNQNSYKVSGGLHGVGVSCVNALSVTLRLIVRREGKIHELEFSRGFVQNRLLEQVRGVEVSPMRVIGDTDKRGTEVHFLPDTEIFKENNDFHYEILSKRLRELSFLNNGVRIRLKDERTGKEDDFSGAGGVKGFVEFINKGKTVLHPNVFYAMGEKPAETYGGIPGTHIGVEVAMQWNSAYSEQVLCFTNNIPQRDGGTHLTGLRAAMTRVINKYIEENELAKKAKVEVTGDDMREGLCCVLSVKVPEPKFSSQTKDKLVSSEVRAPVEDIVGRLLADYLQERPNDAKTICGKIIEAARAREAARKAREMTRRKGVLDGMGLPGKLADCQEKDPALCEVYLVEGDSAGGSAKQGRDRKFQAILPLRGKILNVEKARYEKLLTSNEILVMITALGTGIGRAGTATGGAGGGADDFNVAKLRYHRIIIMTDADVDGAHIRTLLLTFFYRQMPELVERGHIYIAQPPLYKVKFGKEEQYLKDGPALDVFLLKVALKDASIHTGGANPVTLAGETLAELARKHQLAQAVIARLGVFMDAAALRAIADGVSLDLDTPVAADASAVALQRKLRELDDAGEPAEVTSEFDVRTDKPLLRISRRHHGNVKSSVITQDFVHGADYAALATAASTFRDLLGEGAVVRRGEGERAKEEKVADFRIAMKWLIGEAERTTSRQRYKGLGEMNPEQLWETTMDPAVRRLLRVQIDDAIEADRVFTMLMGEEVEPRREFIEQNALRAGNIDV; translated from the coding sequence ATGAGCGAAGCAAACAAGCCGGTCGAGCCGCAGCACACCGAGCCGGTCTACACGCCGGAGATCGACAGCGCGATCCCGATCGAGATCACGCCGGCCGACACCTCGTACGGTGAAGGCTCGATCACGATCCTCGAAGGGCTGGAGGCGGTGCGCAAGCGTCCGGGCATGTACATCGGCGACACCTCCGACGGCACGGGCCTGCACCACCTGGTCTTCGAGGTGGTGGACAACTCGATCGACGAGGCGCTGGCGGGCCATTGCGACGACATCGTCGTCACCATCCACTCCGACAACTCGATCTCCGTCACCGACAACGGCCGTGGCATTCCCACGGGCGTGAAGATGGACGACAAGCACGAGCCCAAGCGCTCGGCCGCGGAGATCGCGCTGACCGAGCTGCACGCGGGCGGCAAGTTCAACCAGAACAGCTACAAGGTCTCGGGCGGCCTGCACGGCGTGGGCGTGTCGTGCGTGAACGCGTTGAGCGTGACGCTGCGGCTGATCGTGCGGCGCGAGGGCAAGATCCACGAGCTCGAGTTCAGCCGGGGCTTCGTGCAGAACCGCCTGCTCGAGCAGGTCAGGGGCGTCGAGGTCTCGCCGATGCGCGTCATCGGCGACACCGACAAGCGCGGCACCGAGGTGCACTTCCTGCCCGACACGGAGATCTTCAAGGAGAACAACGATTTCCACTACGAGATCCTCTCCAAGCGCCTGCGCGAGCTGAGCTTCCTGAACAACGGCGTGCGCATCCGTCTGAAGGACGAGCGCACCGGCAAGGAGGACGACTTCTCCGGCGCCGGCGGCGTCAAGGGCTTCGTCGAGTTCATCAACAAGGGCAAGACGGTCCTGCACCCCAACGTGTTCTACGCCATGGGCGAGAAGCCGGCGGAGACCTACGGCGGCATCCCCGGCACGCACATCGGCGTCGAGGTGGCGATGCAGTGGAACAGCGCGTACAGCGAACAGGTGCTCTGCTTCACCAACAACATCCCGCAGCGCGACGGCGGCACCCACCTCACGGGCCTGCGCGCGGCCATGACGCGCGTGATCAACAAGTACATCGAGGAGAACGAGCTGGCCAAGAAGGCCAAGGTCGAGGTCACCGGCGACGACATGCGCGAGGGCCTGTGCTGCGTGCTCAGCGTGAAGGTTCCCGAGCCCAAGTTCTCCAGCCAGACCAAGGACAAGCTCGTCTCCAGCGAGGTGCGCGCGCCTGTGGAGGACATCGTCGGGCGCCTGCTGGCCGACTACCTCCAGGAGCGCCCGAACGACGCCAAGACCATCTGCGGCAAGATCATCGAGGCCGCCCGGGCCCGCGAGGCCGCGCGCAAGGCGCGCGAGATGACGCGGCGCAAGGGCGTGCTCGACGGCATGGGCCTGCCCGGCAAGCTGGCCGACTGCCAGGAGAAGGACCCGGCGCTGTGCGAGGTCTACCTGGTGGAGGGCGACTCCGCCGGCGGCTCGGCCAAGCAGGGTCGCGACCGGAAGTTCCAGGCCATCCTGCCGTTGCGCGGCAAGATCCTGAACGTGGAGAAGGCGCGCTACGAGAAGCTGCTGACCAGCAACGAGATCCTGGTGATGATCACCGCGCTGGGCACCGGCATCGGTCGCGCCGGCACGGCCACCGGGGGCGCCGGCGGCGGCGCCGACGACTTCAACGTCGCCAAGCTGCGCTATCACCGCATCATCATCATGACCGACGCCGACGTCGACGGCGCCCACATCCGCACGCTGCTGCTGACGTTCTTCTACCGGCAGATGCCCGAGCTGGTCGAACGCGGCCACATCTACATCGCCCAGCCGCCGCTCTACAAGGTCAAGTTCGGCAAGGAGGAGCAATACCTCAAGGACGGACCGGCGCTCGACGTCTTCCTGCTGAAGGTCGCGCTCAAGGACGCCAGCATCCACACCGGCGGCGCCAACCCGGTGACGCTGGCGGGCGAGACGCTGGCCGAACTGGCGCGCAAGCACCAGCTCGCGCAGGCCGTGATCGCGCGCTTGGGGGTCTTCATGGACGCCGCCGCGCTGCGCGCCATCGCCGACGGGGTGTCGCTCGACCTCGACACGCCCGTCGCCGCCGATGCCTCCGCCGTCGCCCTGCAGCGCAAGCTGCGCGAACTCGACGACGCGGGCGAACCGGCCGAGGTGACGAGCGAGTTCGACGTGCGCACCGACAAGCCGCTGCTGCGCATCAGCCGCCGCCACCACGGCAACGTCAAGAGCAGCGTCATCACGCAGGACTTCGTCCACGGCGCCGACTACGCCGCGCTGGCGACCGCCGCCAGCACCTTCCGCGACCTGCTCGGCGAAGGCGCCGTGGTCCGCCGTGGTGAGGGCGAGCGCGCCAAGGAGGAGAAGGTCGCAGACTTCCGCATCGCCATGAAGTGGCTGATCGGCGAGGCCGAGCGCACCACCTCGCGCCAGCGCTACAAGGGCCTGGGCGAGATGAATCCCGAGCAGTTGTGGGAAACCACCATGGACCCCGCCGTGCGCCGCCTGCTGCGCGTGCAGATCGACGACGCCATCGAGGCCGACCGCGTCTTCACGATGCTGATGGGCGAGGAGGTCGAGCCGCGCCGCGAGTTCATCGAGCAGAACGCGCTGCGGGCCGGAAACATCGACGTCTGA
- a CDS encoding UdgX family uracil-DNA binding protein (This protein belongs to the uracil DNA glycosylase superfamily, members of which act in excision repair of DNA. However, it belongs more specifically to UdgX branch, whose founding member was found to bind uracil in DNA (where it does not belong), without cleaving it, appears to promote DNA repair by a pathway involving RecA, rather than base excision.): MATQTITLDGDTDWPGFRREARGLLTRQVPPDDIVWHTRESAELDLFASLPDELDDPEASGDFADAASPASVGEAPGRPAPTPHPGGASAVVPPAFLRLCETVVLHEDPARFGLLYRLLWRLVHEPGLRDDPIDPDRVRAQHMAQAVRRDMHKMKAFVRFRSIEQADGGATLHVAWFEPFHHIVEAVASFFVRRFTSMRWAIMTPERSLRWEPAAAGREGTLTFGPGARREDAPPADAGEALWLTYYRHIFNPARLKLAMMQKEMPRRYWRNLPEAELITPLSVEAMARSGRMIEAPASVPARRIAPVAGLRKHARSPAPDAVLAPMPQALSSDPAEALSQLREATQRCRECPIGAHATQAVFGEGPVRAALMVVGEQPGDQEDLRGRPFVGPSGRLFDRAVADLGWARETLYVTNAVKHFKFELRGKRRIHKTPSQQEAAACLHWLESEVRQVRPRALVALGATAARALLGRPVAVMKERGQWHAGPQGEQVLVTLHPSALLRGDPALQEEAYARWLEDLALATAVAQAVA; this comes from the coding sequence ATGGCGACGCAGACGATCACGCTGGACGGCGACACCGACTGGCCCGGTTTCCGCCGCGAGGCGCGCGGGCTGCTGACACGCCAGGTGCCGCCGGACGACATCGTGTGGCACACGCGGGAGAGCGCCGAACTCGACCTGTTCGCCTCGCTCCCCGATGAGCTCGACGACCCCGAAGCGTCCGGTGACTTCGCCGACGCGGCGTCGCCGGCCTCCGTTGGTGAGGCCCCGGGCCGTCCGGCGCCCACGCCGCATCCGGGCGGCGCCTCGGCCGTCGTGCCGCCGGCGTTCCTGCGCCTGTGCGAGACCGTGGTGCTGCACGAGGACCCGGCCCGCTTCGGCCTGCTCTACCGGCTCCTGTGGCGCCTGGTGCACGAGCCCGGTCTGCGCGACGATCCCATCGATCCCGACCGCGTGCGCGCCCAGCACATGGCCCAGGCGGTGCGGCGCGACATGCACAAGATGAAGGCCTTCGTGCGCTTTCGCAGCATCGAGCAGGCCGACGGCGGCGCGACGCTGCACGTGGCGTGGTTCGAACCGTTCCATCACATCGTGGAGGCGGTGGCGTCGTTCTTCGTGCGTCGCTTCACCTCGATGCGCTGGGCGATCATGACGCCCGAGCGCTCGTTGCGCTGGGAGCCGGCGGCCGCCGGCCGGGAAGGCACGCTGACCTTCGGCCCCGGGGCCCGGCGCGAGGACGCCCCGCCCGCCGACGCCGGCGAGGCGCTCTGGCTCACCTACTACCGCCACATCTTCAATCCCGCGCGCCTCAAGCTGGCGATGATGCAGAAGGAGATGCCGCGCCGCTACTGGCGCAACCTGCCCGAGGCCGAACTGATCACGCCCCTGTCGGTCGAGGCGATGGCGCGCAGCGGCCGGATGATCGAGGCCCCGGCCAGCGTCCCGGCGCGCCGCATCGCGCCGGTCGCCGGGTTGCGGAAGCACGCGCGGTCACCGGCGCCGGACGCCGTCCTCGCGCCGATGCCGCAGGCGCTGTCGAGCGATCCGGCCGAGGCGCTTTCCCAGCTGCGCGAAGCCACGCAGCGCTGCCGCGAGTGCCCGATCGGCGCGCACGCCACGCAGGCGGTGTTCGGCGAAGGCCCGGTGCGTGCCGCGCTGATGGTCGTCGGCGAGCAGCCGGGCGATCAGGAGGACCTGCGCGGCCGGCCCTTCGTCGGACCGTCCGGACGGCTGTTCGACCGTGCCGTCGCCGATCTGGGCTGGGCGCGGGAGACCCTCTACGTCACCAACGCGGTGAAGCATTTCAAGTTCGAGCTGCGCGGCAAGCGACGCATCCACAAGACCCCCAGCCAGCAGGAGGCCGCCGCCTGCCTGCACTGGCTGGAAAGCGAGGTGCGGCAGGTCCGGCCCCGGGCCCTCGTCGCGCTGGGCGCCACGGCGGCGCGTGCCCTGCTGGGACGGCCGGTGGCGGTCATGAAGGAACGCGGGCAGTGGCATGCCGGGCCGCAGGGCGAGCAGGTGCTGGTGACCCTGCATCCGTCGGCCCTGCTGCGTGGCGATCCCGCCCTGCAGGAGGAAGCCTACGCCCGCTGGCTGGAAGACCTGGCGCTCGCCACTGCCGTCGCGCAGGCCGTGGCATGA
- a CDS encoding LysR family transcriptional regulator — translation MRQLNLDQLRTLVSIADLGTFSAAARALHLAQPTVSLHVSELESRLDTPLMVRGSRRVTPTAAGLVLVQRARALLRDADEAVRRQAEGKLGRVRLGTSTGVVIDLLPRVLEALQDSHPGIDVEVVVLGSSQALERLALGTLDIGLVALPQPPLRGTVVTPWRDQTVRAFVPAAWAAPRTVAPEWLARQPLIFNDATTHMHRLTMAWFADGGCAPRARIELNYDAAIRGLVAAGYGAALLPVYESRDAKTDARVKVLPLKPRLVRRLGIAHRAQASLDGSTERVVETLVRFRQG, via the coding sequence ATGCGTCAGCTCAACCTCGACCAACTCCGCACGCTGGTCTCCATCGCCGACCTCGGCACGTTTTCGGCCGCCGCGCGCGCCCTGCATCTGGCGCAACCCACGGTGAGCCTGCACGTCAGCGAACTGGAATCGCGGCTGGACACGCCGCTGATGGTGCGCGGCAGCCGCCGGGTCACGCCGACGGCCGCCGGGCTGGTGCTGGTGCAGCGCGCCCGTGCCCTGCTGCGCGATGCCGACGAGGCGGTGCGGCGGCAGGCTGAGGGCAAGCTGGGCCGGGTGCGCCTGGGCACCTCGACCGGGGTGGTCATCGACCTGCTCCCGCGCGTGCTCGAGGCGCTGCAGGACAGCCATCCGGGCATCGACGTCGAGGTCGTGGTCCTGGGCTCGTCGCAGGCGCTGGAGCGGCTGGCGCTGGGCACGCTGGACATCGGCCTCGTCGCGCTGCCCCAGCCGCCGCTGCGGGGGACCGTGGTGACGCCCTGGCGCGACCAGACCGTCAGGGCCTTCGTGCCGGCGGCCTGGGCGGCGCCCCGGACCGTCGCGCCCGAATGGCTGGCGCGGCAGCCGCTGATCTTCAACGACGCCACCACCCACATGCACCGCCTGACGATGGCCTGGTTCGCCGACGGCGGCTGCGCGCCCCGGGCGCGCATCGAGCTCAACTACGACGCCGCGATCCGCGGCCTGGTGGCCGCCGGCTACGGCGCGGCGTTGCTGCCGGTGTACGAATCGCGGGACGCGAAGACGGACGCGCGCGTGAAGGTGCTGCCGCTCAAGCCGCGCCTGGTGCGCCGGCTGGGCATCGCGCACCGCGCCCAGGCCTCGCTGGACGGCTCGACCGAGCGGGTCGTGGAGACGCTGGTGCGGTTCCGCCAGGGATGA
- a CDS encoding putative DNA modification/repair radical SAM protein produces the protein MTLQRKLAILADAAKYDASCASSGTSKRSSVGGAGIGSTEGSGICHSYAPDGRCISLLKILLTNFCQYDCLYCVNRVSSNVPRARFTVQEVVDLTLDFYRRNCIEGLFLSSGIIQNPDYTMEQVVEVARTLREDHDFRGYIHLKTIPDASPELLRRAGLYADRLSINVELPTDQGLATLAPEKDGAAIRRSMANLRVHIDDARGAARDAAAVSVVSMPTSMPRRAAAPKFAPAGQSTQMIVGADATDDRTILSTSANLYGAYRLRRVYYSAFSPIPDASSSLPLAAPPMVREHRLYQADWLMRFYGFAHDEIVPPAAPGDSAGGGMLSLDVDPKLAWALAHRDRFPVDLNAAPREMLLRVPGLGVKAVERLLMARRVRRLRSDDLKRLHVPLKKVMAFVEVADHRPGHALEAADLAARLKPVPVQASLFSA, from the coding sequence GTGACACTCCAACGCAAGCTCGCCATCCTCGCCGACGCCGCCAAGTACGACGCCTCGTGCGCCTCCAGCGGCACCAGCAAGCGCAGTTCGGTCGGTGGCGCGGGCATCGGTTCGACCGAGGGGTCGGGCATCTGCCACAGCTACGCGCCCGACGGCCGCTGCATCTCGCTGCTGAAGATCCTGCTGACCAACTTCTGCCAGTACGACTGCCTCTACTGCGTCAACCGGGTCAGCAGCAACGTGCCGCGCGCGCGTTTCACGGTCCAGGAGGTGGTGGACCTCACGCTCGATTTCTATCGTCGCAACTGCATCGAGGGCCTGTTCCTCTCCAGCGGCATCATCCAGAACCCCGACTACACGATGGAGCAGGTCGTGGAGGTGGCGCGCACGCTGCGCGAGGACCACGACTTCCGTGGCTACATCCACCTGAAGACCATTCCCGACGCGTCGCCCGAACTGCTGCGCCGCGCCGGCCTCTACGCCGACCGGCTGAGCATCAACGTCGAGCTGCCCACCGATCAGGGGCTCGCGACGCTCGCCCCCGAGAAGGACGGTGCCGCCATCCGTCGCTCGATGGCCAACCTGCGCGTGCACATCGACGACGCCAGGGGCGCGGCGCGCGACGCGGCGGCGGTGTCGGTCGTCTCGATGCCGACCTCCATGCCCCGGCGCGCGGCGGCGCCGAAATTCGCTCCGGCGGGCCAGAGCACGCAGATGATCGTCGGCGCCGACGCCACCGACGACCGCACCATCCTGTCGACCAGCGCCAACCTCTATGGCGCCTACCGGCTGCGGCGGGTCTACTACTCGGCCTTCAGTCCCATTCCCGATGCCTCTTCGTCGCTGCCCCTCGCGGCGCCGCCGATGGTGCGCGAGCACCGCCTCTACCAGGCCGACTGGCTGATGCGCTTCTATGGTTTCGCGCACGACGAGATCGTGCCGCCCGCCGCGCCGGGCGATTCGGCCGGCGGCGGCATGCTGTCGCTCGACGTCGACCCCAAGCTGGCCTGGGCGCTGGCGCATCGCGACCGGTTCCCGGTCGACCTGAATGCCGCGCCGCGCGAGATGCTGCTGCGCGTGCCGGGTCTGGGCGTGAAGGCGGTCGAGCGCCTGCTGATGGCGCGCCGCGTGCGCCGCCTGCGCAGCGACGACCTCAAGCGTCTGCACGTCCCGCTCAAGAAGGTGATGGCGTTCGTCGAGGTGGCCGACCACCGGCCCGGCCACGCGCTGGAGGCCGCCGACCTCGCCGCGCGGCTGAAGCCCGTTCCGGTGCAGGCTTCGCTCTTTTCCGCCTGA
- the dnaN gene encoding DNA polymerase III subunit beta, whose amino-acid sequence MIVLKAPQDKVLAALQSVAGIVERRHTLPILANVLIRKTGGQLQLTTSDLEIQIRTTAELGGDEGDFTTTIGARKLIDILRTMPADQTVSLEASANKLVLKGGKSRFTLQSLPAEDFPLVQEAATFGPVFSVPQKTLKGLLQQVSFAMAVHDIRYYLNGILFVAEGRQLSLVATDGHRLAFASATLEVEVPRQEVILPRKTVIELQRLLSDAGGDNQPQIDLQFASNQAKFGFGGMEFVTKLVEGKFPDYNRVIPKNHKNSITLGRTTLLASLQRTAILTSDKFKGVRLNIEPGTLRIASSNAEQEEAQDEVDIDYGGDAIEIGFNVTYLIDALSNMSQDMVTLELADSNSSALFTIPENASFKYVVMPMRI is encoded by the coding sequence ATGATCGTCCTGAAGGCACCCCAAGACAAAGTCCTCGCCGCGCTGCAGTCGGTGGCCGGCATCGTGGAGCGGCGCCACACGCTGCCCATCCTGGCCAACGTGCTGATCCGCAAGACCGGCGGCCAGCTCCAGCTGACCACCAGCGACCTGGAGATCCAGATCCGCACCACCGCCGAGCTCGGCGGCGACGAGGGCGACTTCACGACCACCATCGGCGCGCGCAAGCTCATCGACATCCTGCGCACCATGCCCGCCGACCAGACCGTGAGCCTGGAGGCGAGCGCCAACAAGCTGGTGCTCAAGGGCGGCAAGAGCCGCTTCACGCTGCAGTCGCTGCCGGCGGAGGACTTTCCGCTGGTGCAGGAGGCGGCGACCTTCGGCCCCGTGTTCAGCGTGCCCCAGAAGACGCTCAAGGGCCTGCTGCAGCAGGTGTCCTTCGCGATGGCGGTGCACGACATCCGCTACTACTTGAACGGCATCCTGTTCGTGGCCGAGGGCCGGCAGCTGTCGCTGGTGGCGACCGACGGCCATCGGCTGGCCTTCGCCTCGGCGACGCTGGAGGTCGAGGTGCCGCGCCAGGAAGTGATCCTGCCGCGCAAGACCGTGATCGAGCTGCAGCGCCTGCTGTCGGACGCGGGCGGCGACAACCAGCCGCAGATCGACCTGCAGTTCGCCAGCAACCAGGCCAAGTTCGGCTTCGGCGGGATGGAGTTCGTCACCAAGCTGGTCGAGGGCAAGTTCCCCGACTACAACCGCGTGATCCCGAAGAACCACAAGAACAGCATCACCCTGGGCCGCACGACGCTGCTGGCGAGCCTGCAGCGCACCGCCATCCTCACGTCCGACAAGTTCAAGGGCGTGCGCCTGAACATCGAGCCGGGCACGCTGCGCATCGCCTCGAGCAACGCCGAGCAGGAGGAGGCGCAGGACGAGGTCGACATCGACTACGGCGGCGACGCCATCGAGATCGGCTTCAACGTCACCTACCTGATCGACGCGCTGTCCAACATGAGCCAGGACATGGTCACGCTGGAGCTGGCCGACTCGAACAGCTCGGCGCTGTTCACCATCCCGGAGAACGCGTCGTTCAAGTACGTCGTGATGCCGATGCGGATCTGA
- a CDS encoding metallophosphoesterase, with protein sequence MPFRFLVLLTALLHVYIGLRVLPMIDATSRLAACVVLVALLMSVATMPLPFLAFRGHGRSIGRRWQWVGLVAMGWFSSMFVATLLRDVVLLVAWLVQHAGWTTPGSLAALARWSAVAVPLIATTGSIVGFFNARRTARVVRIDVPIAGLPNALRNFTIAQLSDLHVGPTIRHGYIQRIVERVNRLEADAVAITGDLVDGDVPTLRHHIAPLTGLKARHGTFVVTGNHEYYAGATAWVAELRRMGLRVLQNEHVLLAGRGIHGDMTARGAQTDDEADAATLLLAGVNDFNAGHYDVAQASDPVGALSGAPPGVTTRILLAHQPRSAAAASAAGFQLQLSGHTHGGQFFPWNFFVPLQQPYVSGLHRLDAMWIYISRGTGYWGPPKRIGAPSEITLVRLVAA encoded by the coding sequence ATGCCGTTCCGATTCCTCGTCCTCCTGACCGCGCTGCTGCATGTCTACATCGGCCTGCGCGTGCTGCCGATGATCGACGCAACCAGCCGCCTCGCGGCTTGCGTCGTGCTCGTGGCCCTGCTGATGTCGGTCGCGACCATGCCGTTGCCCTTCCTCGCTTTCCGGGGACACGGACGCTCGATCGGCCGGCGCTGGCAGTGGGTCGGACTGGTGGCCATGGGCTGGTTCTCGTCGATGTTCGTCGCGACGCTCCTGCGCGATGTCGTGCTGCTCGTCGCCTGGCTGGTGCAGCACGCCGGGTGGACGACGCCCGGATCGCTCGCGGCGTTGGCGCGCTGGAGCGCCGTCGCCGTGCCGCTGATCGCCACGACGGGCTCGATCGTCGGCTTCTTCAACGCGCGGCGCACGGCGCGGGTAGTACGGATCGACGTGCCGATCGCCGGCCTGCCCAACGCGCTGAGGAACTTCACCATCGCGCAACTGAGCGACCTGCACGTCGGCCCGACCATCCGGCACGGGTACATCCAGCGCATCGTCGAGCGGGTGAACCGCCTGGAGGCCGATGCCGTCGCGATCACCGGCGACCTGGTGGATGGCGACGTGCCGACCCTGCGGCACCACATCGCGCCGCTGACGGGGCTGAAGGCACGGCATGGCACGTTCGTGGTGACGGGCAATCACGAGTACTACGCCGGCGCGACGGCCTGGGTGGCGGAATTGCGCCGCATGGGACTGCGCGTGCTGCAGAACGAGCACGTGCTGCTGGCCGGACGCGGCATCCATGGCGACATGACGGCGCGCGGCGCGCAGACCGACGACGAGGCCGATGCCGCCACGCTGCTGCTGGCCGGGGTCAACGACTTCAACGCCGGTCACTACGACGTGGCGCAGGCGAGCGATCCCGTGGGGGCCCTGTCGGGCGCCCCACCGGGCGTCACCACGCGCATCCTGCTGGCGCACCAGCCCCGCAGCGCGGCCGCGGCCTCGGCGGCGGGCTTCCAGCTGCAGCTGTCCGGCCACACGCACGGCGGACAGTTCTTTCCCTGGAACTTCTTCGTGCCGCTGCAGCAGCCCTACGTGTCGGGCCTGCACCGGCTGGACGCGATGTGGATCTACATCAGCCGGGGCACCGGCTACTGGGGACCGCCCAAGCGCATCGGCGCGCCCTCGGAGATCACGCTGGTGCGACTCGTCGCGGCCTGA
- the dnaA gene encoding chromosomal replication initiator protein DnaA produces MPTDGAGDSLWQACVDQLAQELSEQQFNTWIKPLTAQVADDLSRMTVFVANRFKLDWIRAQYAGRIAGMAEKIYGQSVIVELALAPRDAPARPSPLAVMADTDVPRDVAGPGEEASANGFKNRLNAGLTFDTLVEGTANRMARAAAMHVAGMPGHLYNPLFIYGGVGLGKTHLMHAVGNRLMVDRPDSKVLYIHAEQFVSDVVKAYQRKTFDEFKERYHSLDLLLIDDVQFFANKDRTQEEFFNAFEALLAKKSHIVMTSDTYPKGLADIHERLVSRFDSGLTVAIEPPELEMRVAILINKARAESVEMPEEVAFFVAKNVRSNVRELEGALRKILAYSRFNQKEISIALAREALRDLLSIQNRQISVENIQKTVADYYKIKVADMYSKKRPASIARPRQIAMYLAKELTQKSLPEIGELFGGRDHTTVLHAVRKISGERQQLTELNQQLHVLEQTLKG; encoded by the coding sequence ATGCCCACTGACGGCGCCGGCGACAGCCTCTGGCAAGCCTGTGTCGATCAGCTCGCGCAGGAGCTCTCCGAGCAGCAGTTCAACACCTGGATCAAGCCGCTGACCGCCCAGGTCGCGGACGACCTCTCCCGCATGACGGTGTTCGTCGCGAACCGTTTCAAGCTCGACTGGATCCGCGCCCAGTACGCCGGCCGGATCGCGGGCATGGCCGAGAAGATCTACGGCCAGTCGGTGATCGTCGAACTCGCCCTGGCGCCACGCGACGCGCCCGCGCGCCCGTCGCCGCTGGCCGTCATGGCCGACACCGACGTGCCGCGCGACGTGGCCGGTCCCGGCGAGGAGGCTTCGGCCAACGGTTTCAAGAACCGGCTCAACGCCGGCCTGACCTTCGACACGCTGGTCGAGGGCACGGCCAACCGCATGGCGCGCGCCGCGGCGATGCACGTGGCGGGCATGCCCGGACACCTGTACAACCCGCTGTTCATCTACGGCGGCGTCGGCCTGGGCAAGACCCACCTGATGCACGCGGTGGGCAACCGCCTCATGGTCGACCGGCCGGATTCCAAGGTGCTCTACATCCATGCCGAGCAGTTCGTCTCGGACGTGGTCAAGGCCTACCAGCGCAAGACCTTCGACGAGTTCAAGGAGCGCTACCACTCGCTCGACCTGCTGCTGATCGACGACGTCCAGTTCTTCGCCAACAAGGACCGCACGCAGGAGGAGTTCTTCAACGCCTTCGAGGCGCTGCTGGCCAAGAAGAGCCACATCGTGATGACCAGCGACACCTATCCCAAGGGACTCGCCGACATCCACGAGCGCCTGGTCTCGCGTTTCGATTCGGGCCTGACGGTGGCCATCGAGCCGCCGGAGCTGGAAATGCGCGTGGCCATCCTGATCAACAAGGCGCGGGCCGAGTCGGTCGAGATGCCCGAGGAGGTGGCCTTCTTCGTCGCCAAGAACGTGCGCTCCAACGTGCGCGAACTCGAAGGCGCGCTGCGCAAGATCCTGGCCTATTCGCGCTTCAACCAGAAGGAGATCTCGATCGCCCTGGCGCGCGAGGCGCTGCGCGATCTGCTGTCGATCCAGAACCGGCAGATCTCTGTGGAAAACATCCAGAAGACGGTGGCCGACTACTACAAGATCAAGGTCGCCGACATGTACTCGAAGAAGCGCCCGGCGAGCATCGCGCGGCCGCGCCAGATCGCGATGTACCTGGCCAAGGAACTGACGCAGAAGAGCCTGCCCGAGATCGGCGAGCTCTTCGGCGGGCGCGACCACACGACGGTGCTGCACGCGGTGCGCAAGATCTCCGGCGAGCGCCAGCAGCTCACCGAACTCAACCAGCAGCTCCACGTGCTCGAACAGACGCTCAAGGGCTAG